The following coding sequences are from one Oceanidesulfovibrio indonesiensis window:
- a CDS encoding CheR family methyltransferase yields the protein MSSLFAKTSLGRKDLKITDSEFAQLRDFIYENSGIYIADNRKYLLENRLSGRIKALNLKDYGEYYYYLRYDSKRRDELARMYEVITTNETSFYRNPPQLKVFQEKVLSEVIAEQRKKGQKRLHIWSAGCSTGEEPYTLSMIIHETLGSELSQWSVRITANDLSEAVLKSARDALYTDYALRTTPKDKIARFFDKEGDRYRVKPEVRRLVQFGQINLNDRAAVKRVERSQIVFCRNVIIYFDDDMKKRVISAFYDNLNPGGFLLIGHSESLHNISRAFKPEHHPGAIVYRKV from the coding sequence GTGAGTTCCCTGTTTGCGAAAACGTCTCTTGGTCGCAAGGACCTCAAGATAACGGACTCGGAGTTTGCCCAGCTTCGGGATTTCATCTATGAAAACAGCGGCATATATATTGCGGACAATCGCAAGTACCTTCTTGAGAACAGGCTGAGCGGACGGATCAAGGCGCTCAACCTCAAGGACTACGGCGAGTACTATTACTATCTGCGGTACGATTCCAAGCGTCGGGACGAGCTGGCGCGCATGTACGAGGTGATCACCACCAACGAGACGAGTTTCTATCGCAACCCGCCGCAGCTGAAGGTTTTTCAGGAGAAGGTCCTGAGCGAAGTCATCGCCGAGCAGCGCAAGAAAGGGCAGAAACGGCTGCACATCTGGTCGGCCGGGTGCTCCACGGGCGAGGAGCCCTACACCCTGTCCATGATCATTCACGAGACCCTGGGCAGCGAGCTGAGCCAGTGGTCCGTGCGCATCACGGCCAACGATCTTTCGGAAGCGGTGCTCAAGTCCGCTCGCGATGCACTGTATACGGACTACGCCCTGCGGACCACGCCCAAGGACAAGATCGCCAGGTTCTTCGATAAAGAAGGCGACCGCTACCGGGTCAAGCCGGAGGTGCGCAGGCTCGTCCAGTTCGGGCAGATCAATCTCAACGACCGCGCAGCGGTGAAGCGTGTTGAGCGATCCCAGATCGTGTTCTGCCGCAACGTCATCATTTACTTTGACGACGATATGAAGAAGCGCGTTATCTCAGCGTTCTACGACAATCTCAACCCCGGCGGATTCCTGCTCATAGGCCACAGCGAGTCGCTGCACAATATCTCGCGCGCATTCAAGCCGGAACACCATCCGGGCGCCATTGTCTACCGCAAGGTCTGA
- a CDS encoding ParA family protein — MNVRVLAVANQKGGVGKTTTALTLAAAFAKEGRSVLVLDLDPHVSASIHMRFYPEKLRHTAYDLFTKPKSERWHTAWNKVTYPAAGGIFDFVPAHTKLSDLDVDLAGIKGKGSLLVRALMNVPQDYDYVILDCPPYLGVLLANAIMAANLVIIPIQTEYLALNGLKLIFSTMRTLNRVRREPVGYRALATMFDSRAGACKRVLSLLRDKLGDRMFETIIHHDTKLREASGKGAVIYDLYPESRGALEYSQLAAEIETL; from the coding sequence GTGAATGTACGAGTGCTCGCCGTGGCCAACCAGAAGGGCGGTGTCGGCAAGACCACCACCGCGCTCACGCTGGCCGCGGCGTTCGCCAAGGAAGGCCGCAGCGTCCTGGTCCTGGACCTGGACCCGCATGTCAGCGCCTCCATTCACATGCGCTTCTATCCGGAGAAGCTCAGACACACCGCGTACGACCTCTTCACCAAGCCCAAGAGCGAACGATGGCACACCGCATGGAACAAGGTCACATACCCGGCCGCCGGCGGCATATTCGACTTCGTTCCCGCGCACACCAAGCTTTCGGACCTGGACGTGGACCTCGCCGGGATCAAGGGCAAGGGAAGCCTGCTGGTGCGGGCGCTCATGAACGTGCCGCAGGACTACGACTACGTCATCCTGGACTGCCCGCCGTACCTGGGCGTGCTCCTGGCCAATGCGATAATGGCAGCGAACCTGGTGATCATCCCCATCCAGACGGAGTACCTGGCTCTCAACGGCCTCAAGCTCATCTTCTCCACCATGCGTACCCTCAACCGGGTGCGCCGGGAGCCTGTGGGCTACCGCGCTCTGGCCACCATGTTCGATTCCCGGGCCGGCGCGTGCAAGCGCGTGCTCTCCCTGCTGCGGGACAAGCTGGGCGACAGGATGTTCGAGACCATTATCCACCACGACACCAAGCTGCGGGAAGCCAGCGGCAAGGGCGCGGTCATCTACGACCTTTATCCGGAATCGCGCGGAGCCCTGGAGTATTCGCAGCTCGCCGCGGAGATTGAGACATTATGA
- a CDS encoding chemotaxis protein CheW, with protein MSKSPEEYFLDEELSPEERSEEVAFSETERAFLEKYLGLERDILDRLGIEESSDPQPVELAEVEPPPPLEQTAPPEEEAGPVEDVSGEALLVQEQEEAESAPEVEAVYEKAAEEAVAETPRVETAVSEEIEAEPSLDDEIRAQTEVQLVSFFLADQEFTIPINAVQEVVRYMEPTAVPESHDFLAGIVNMRGRVTPVLRLGVILGKEEPPANDEKINEDEDKRRFFIVCRKGDVQVALLVERVHTMYRVPQSAIEWNIEQRMGADVEVVRGLLRSGDGLVGIVSLERMLDKVGMQGGLGG; from the coding sequence ATGAGCAAAAGCCCTGAAGAATATTTCCTGGACGAGGAACTCTCCCCGGAAGAGCGCAGCGAGGAGGTGGCGTTCTCCGAGACAGAGCGAGCTTTCCTTGAGAAGTACCTTGGCCTGGAACGGGACATCCTGGACCGCCTCGGCATAGAGGAATCATCCGATCCGCAGCCGGTGGAGCTGGCGGAGGTGGAGCCACCGCCGCCCCTGGAGCAGACGGCGCCGCCCGAAGAAGAGGCCGGCCCTGTGGAGGACGTATCGGGCGAGGCCCTTCTCGTGCAGGAGCAGGAAGAAGCCGAGTCCGCGCCGGAAGTGGAGGCCGTGTACGAGAAGGCCGCCGAGGAAGCGGTTGCCGAAACGCCGCGGGTTGAAACTGCCGTCAGCGAAGAAATCGAGGCCGAACCGTCGCTCGATGACGAGATACGCGCCCAGACCGAGGTCCAGCTCGTCAGTTTTTTTCTGGCGGACCAGGAGTTCACCATTCCCATCAACGCCGTTCAGGAGGTCGTGCGCTACATGGAGCCCACGGCCGTGCCCGAATCGCATGATTTTCTCGCAGGCATCGTGAACATGCGCGGGCGGGTGACGCCTGTTCTTCGCCTGGGCGTCATTCTGGGCAAGGAAGAACCTCCCGCGAACGATGAAAAGATAAACGAAGACGAGGATAAGCGACGGTTTTTCATCGTGTGCCGCAAGGGGGATGTCCAGGTCGCTCTGCTGGTGGAGCGGGTGCATACCATGTATCGTGTGCCCCAGTCCGCAATCGAGTGGAACATAGAACAGCGCATGGGAGCGGATGTGGAGGTAGTCCGCGGCCTTCTGCGCTCGGGAGACGGCCTCGTGGGAATCGTCTCCCTGGAACGCATGCTGGACAAGGTTGGCATGCAAGGAGGCTTGGGTGGCTAA
- a CDS encoding response regulator codes for MAKHILIVDDSKTVRNLVAFIMKKEGFRVSTGENGLDGLEKLYTNPDVDLIITDINMPKMDGFTFIKSVREQEAYRDVPIVVLSTEGREEDIDAGISLGANLYLVKPAQPEKLVKNVNMLLG; via the coding sequence GTGGCTAAACATATCCTCATAGTGGACGATTCCAAGACAGTGAGGAATCTGGTTGCCTTCATCATGAAGAAGGAAGGCTTCCGGGTTTCCACTGGAGAAAACGGCTTGGACGGCCTGGAAAAGCTCTACACCAATCCGGATGTGGATCTGATCATCACGGACATCAACATGCCCAAGATGGACGGGTTCACTTTCATCAAGTCCGTGCGGGAGCAGGAAGCCTACCGTGATGTGCCCATCGTGGTGCTCTCCACGGAAGGGCGGGAAGAAGACATCGACGCCGGCATCAGCCTTGGCGCCAATCTGTACCTCGTCAAGCCCGCGCAGCCGGAGAAGCTCGTCAAGAACGTGAATATGCTCCTTGGGTAG
- a CDS encoding chemotaxis protein CheA has protein sequence MSQDFLDPEIINDFILEAKEHLETIEPNLLELEKAPENLALLNEIFRPMHSLKGASGFLGFNTMNRLAHRAENILDELRKGEMSVTSEIMDVILSATDALRQMIDNLEAEGVEGDVEVDELVATIDRIMAGGGEPAAPAAPPAAPEPEPDFEHGNPPEPDNAVNVEPPAAEEAEPDFEHGVPPAPEPTAAAQPEGEGEIHPEFADETLEPYALTAFGESHLNDFLEEAQEIVENLNAGLVSLEKEPEAWADTTNDLFRYFHNLKGNSGIIGFKELNGLTHEAETLLNRVRKGEMDASAQGLVDLLLLVVDTIESLVSGVDTQSGTVNPVTTTAVKSRLRRAVESGVIEAPVVEAVQEEAAQEMPAPAEEATAPAGEPAPAAEAPASGGYDSEDVAIYETTVKQQLGAVRLALEKLTEDADNTEYVDALYRALVTIQNSSGYMGLEEVQTYAQRTAALVDQARSAGIGFEPLLDIMKQETSILADMVEKELLNITSGAAEQTGPTAEPPAPEPNTEKSAPVKSAAAPEPEKKAEPAPQPEKKTEPAPKQEHKAAPAPKAEPKPALKDTQPAPAAKKAPEPEAAADKKTPPPPSGQAQAQAQKPKVSSTIRVDHEKLDHLMNLIGELIINRNRFTMIARNLEEHGDELDIADTAQNLTETTFAMARISDDLQDTIMKVRMVPVQTVFSRFPRLVRDLSRKSGKQVELITEGEETELDKSVVEVIGDPLVHLIRNSVDHGIESEEQRVKAGKPAKGTVWLRAYYRGNSVAIEIEDNGKGIDPEKMREVAVRKGVISPEEAKNLDDREARELIFAPGFSSADTITDISGRGGGMDVVRTNIKNLKGSVSITSETGKFTRFTLILPLTLAIIDALMVKVGGDTYAIPLDAVSETTKIETRRLTEVNGRKAVTLRGQVLGIISLCEMLELPPPEKDPEILSVVVIQDGDRRLGLVVDRLLERQEIVIKPLGAYLGDQKGISGATIMGDGSVVLILDPHEIYLMATSKAI, from the coding sequence ATGAGCCAGGATTTTCTCGATCCGGAAATTATCAACGATTTCATACTCGAAGCCAAAGAACACCTGGAGACGATAGAGCCGAACCTGCTCGAGCTCGAAAAGGCTCCGGAGAATCTGGCGCTGCTCAACGAGATTTTCCGGCCCATGCACTCGCTCAAAGGCGCATCGGGCTTTCTCGGGTTCAACACCATGAACCGCCTGGCGCACCGCGCGGAGAACATCCTGGATGAGCTCAGGAAAGGCGAGATGTCCGTGACCTCCGAAATCATGGACGTCATCCTCTCCGCCACGGACGCACTGCGCCAGATGATCGACAACCTCGAGGCCGAAGGCGTGGAAGGCGACGTGGAAGTGGACGAGCTCGTCGCCACAATCGACCGCATCATGGCCGGCGGCGGAGAACCTGCCGCCCCCGCTGCGCCGCCGGCCGCACCGGAGCCCGAACCCGATTTCGAGCATGGGAATCCGCCTGAGCCGGACAACGCCGTGAACGTTGAGCCGCCGGCGGCCGAGGAGGCCGAACCGGATTTCGAGCACGGCGTGCCCCCAGCACCGGAGCCGACAGCTGCCGCGCAACCGGAGGGCGAAGGTGAAATCCATCCCGAGTTCGCGGATGAAACACTGGAGCCGTATGCGCTCACCGCCTTCGGCGAAAGCCACCTCAATGATTTTCTCGAAGAAGCTCAGGAGATCGTGGAGAATCTGAACGCCGGCCTGGTTTCCCTGGAAAAGGAGCCCGAGGCCTGGGCCGACACCACGAACGACCTGTTCCGCTACTTCCACAACCTCAAGGGCAATTCCGGCATCATCGGCTTCAAGGAGCTCAACGGCCTGACCCACGAGGCGGAAACCCTGCTCAATCGCGTGCGCAAAGGCGAGATGGACGCCTCGGCGCAAGGGCTCGTGGACCTCCTGCTGCTCGTGGTGGACACCATCGAATCGCTCGTGTCCGGCGTTGATACGCAGTCCGGCACGGTGAACCCCGTGACCACCACCGCGGTCAAGAGCAGGCTGCGCCGGGCCGTGGAGTCCGGCGTCATCGAAGCCCCGGTTGTGGAAGCAGTCCAGGAAGAAGCCGCTCAGGAGATGCCGGCGCCGGCCGAAGAGGCCACGGCTCCTGCCGGTGAGCCTGCACCTGCAGCGGAAGCTCCGGCCTCCGGCGGGTACGACAGCGAAGACGTGGCAATCTATGAAACCACGGTCAAGCAGCAACTCGGAGCCGTGCGTCTTGCCCTGGAAAAGCTCACCGAGGACGCGGACAACACCGAGTATGTGGACGCGCTCTACCGCGCGCTCGTCACCATCCAGAACTCCAGCGGTTACATGGGACTGGAGGAGGTGCAGACGTACGCGCAACGGACCGCCGCCCTCGTGGATCAGGCGCGTTCCGCAGGCATCGGGTTCGAACCCCTGCTGGACATCATGAAGCAGGAGACTTCCATCCTCGCCGACATGGTGGAAAAGGAGCTTCTGAACATAACATCCGGCGCGGCGGAGCAGACCGGCCCCACGGCCGAGCCGCCAGCCCCGGAACCGAATACGGAGAAGTCTGCGCCGGTAAAATCCGCTGCCGCTCCCGAACCGGAGAAAAAGGCGGAACCGGCGCCTCAGCCCGAGAAAAAGACCGAACCCGCGCCGAAGCAGGAGCACAAGGCCGCGCCCGCACCCAAAGCGGAGCCGAAACCGGCTCTCAAGGACACCCAACCTGCGCCTGCTGCGAAAAAAGCCCCGGAACCCGAGGCCGCCGCGGACAAGAAGACGCCTCCGCCGCCGTCCGGTCAGGCCCAGGCCCAGGCGCAGAAGCCCAAAGTCTCCTCCACCATCCGCGTGGACCATGAGAAGCTCGACCACCTCATGAATCTCATCGGCGAGCTGATCATCAACCGCAACCGGTTCACCATGATCGCCCGCAACCTGGAGGAGCACGGAGACGAACTCGACATCGCCGACACCGCGCAGAACCTCACCGAGACCACCTTTGCCATGGCGCGCATCTCGGATGATCTGCAGGACACCATCATGAAAGTTCGCATGGTTCCGGTGCAGACCGTGTTCTCGCGCTTTCCACGCCTTGTGCGCGACCTCTCCCGCAAGTCGGGCAAGCAGGTTGAGCTGATCACCGAAGGCGAAGAGACCGAACTGGACAAGTCCGTGGTCGAGGTCATCGGCGACCCCCTCGTGCACCTCATCCGCAACTCCGTGGACCACGGCATCGAGTCCGAAGAACAGCGCGTGAAGGCCGGCAAGCCGGCCAAGGGCACGGTCTGGCTGCGCGCCTACTACCGCGGCAACTCCGTGGCCATCGAGATCGAGGACAACGGCAAGGGCATCGACCCGGAAAAGATGCGCGAGGTCGCCGTCAGGAAGGGTGTCATCTCGCCGGAAGAGGCCAAAAACCTGGACGACCGCGAGGCCCGGGAGCTCATCTTCGCCCCCGGCTTTTCCTCGGCAGACACGATCACGGACATCTCAGGACGCGGCGGGGGCATGGACGTGGTGCGCACGAACATCAAGAATCTCAAGGGCTCGGTCTCCATCACTTCCGAGACCGGCAAGTTCACACGCTTCACGCTCATCCTTCCGCTCACCCTGGCCATCATCGACGCGCTTATGGTCAAGGTCGGCGGCGATACCTACGCCATTCCGCTGGACGCCGTCTCCGAGACCACCAAGATCGAGACCCGACGGCTCACCGAGGTCAACGGCCGCAAAGCCGTCACTCTGCGCGGCCAGGTGCTCGGCATCATCTCCCTGTGCGAGATGCTGGAACTGCCGCCGCCGGAGAAGGATCCGGAGATACTTTCGGTGGTGGTCATCCAGGATGGAGACAGACGGCTCGGCCTCGTGGTGGACAGGCTCCTCGAACGCCAGGAGATCGTCATCAAGCCGCTGGGCGCGTATCTGGGGGATCAGAAGGGCATCTCCGGCGCCACCATCATGGGCGACGGCTCCGTGGTGCTCATCCTGGACCCGCACGAGATCTACCTGATGGCCACGTCCAAGGCCATCTAG
- the ybgF gene encoding tol-pal system protein YbgF: protein MGHSLAQGIAFRRLGRDARLLRLAALFFACLALAGCAPRGSMDFRLANLETRVMELEEQNRSQASQLDARLERLERYVVAEGVEKDRIRAAIAASRSDLNITTPRNEPNIASAKISAPPATSQRQSVTAQRQSKAAGELAVQVAPTGQSGDEEYVHPVSRPTARSAAPVADNAPDPNTPYDEPATPATVNVAAASNPPATQPAVARKYGSDDLPYAYTEAVRLTRSGNTEKGRQMLRAFIMEYPDSPLVPNAYYWLGETYYHDKRYAQAILTFREVTSRFPKDPKAAASMLKIGYSYEMLGDKDNARFYLNALVEDYPKSEPAKLARTALDERL, encoded by the coding sequence GTGGGACATTCCCTTGCTCAAGGCATCGCCTTCCGCCGGCTTGGCCGCGACGCTCGCCTGCTCCGCCTGGCCGCGTTGTTTTTCGCCTGCCTGGCGCTGGCCGGATGCGCTCCTCGCGGCAGCATGGATTTTCGTCTGGCCAATCTCGAAACCCGGGTCATGGAGCTGGAGGAGCAGAACCGCAGCCAGGCTTCGCAGCTCGATGCACGACTCGAACGACTGGAGCGCTATGTCGTGGCCGAGGGCGTGGAGAAAGACCGCATCCGCGCCGCCATCGCCGCCTCGCGCAGCGATCTGAACATCACCACCCCACGCAACGAACCGAACATCGCGTCCGCGAAGATCTCGGCGCCGCCGGCAACATCGCAGCGGCAGTCAGTAACAGCGCAACGGCAGTCGAAGGCCGCCGGGGAACTGGCCGTACAGGTTGCTCCCACCGGCCAATCAGGGGACGAGGAATACGTGCACCCTGTTTCCCGTCCCACGGCCAGGAGCGCCGCTCCCGTGGCGGACAATGCACCCGACCCGAACACGCCGTACGACGAGCCGGCCACGCCGGCTACGGTCAACGTGGCCGCCGCTTCAAACCCTCCTGCGACGCAACCCGCCGTCGCGCGCAAGTACGGCAGCGACGATCTGCCCTACGCATACACCGAAGCTGTGCGGCTTACCCGCTCCGGCAATACGGAAAAGGGACGCCAGATGCTCCGGGCGTTCATCATGGAGTATCCGGACAGTCCGCTCGTGCCCAACGCCTACTACTGGCTGGGTGAAACGTACTATCACGACAAGCGCTACGCCCAGGCGATCCTGACGTTCAGGGAAGTCACCTCGCGGTTCCCGAAGGATCCGAAGGCAGCCGCCTCCATGCTCAAGATAGGCTACTCCTATGAGATGCTCGGGGACAAGGACAACGCGCGCTTCTACCTGAACGCCCTCGTGGAGGATTATCCGAAATCCGAGCCCGCCAAGCTCGCCCGCACCGCGCTCGATGAACGACTCTAG
- the dprA gene encoding DNA-processing protein DprA, with product MNDSSDIPAYAVYPDNTGDDAVFPWALAEEAAAWPPRSREQLRELWASFALRHTNGLGPRTWRRLADRYKDPMGAVLAARRWVADGVASEKVAREFLSESWRTPAREEWDAVRDRGLAVVLWSDPDYPQSLKEIPGPPFYLYRIGNPRLLAGPCVGVVGSRQVSDWGRDMAHTLGRDLSCAGLTVVSGMARGVDRYAHIGAMEGIGASVAVLGTGPDRIYPASNRDIFHTLARGGLVVTEYSPGVEPVAGHFPVRNRIISGLSLGVVVVEARERSGALITARQALEQGREVFAVSPPEYAAGFEGCMQLIEEGAIPVRSASDVLVELEPLLQNGLHKLPKTRAGSRANKDRGATRQDKGGRTKPNDLRKPVDNNHHSGMDSAGRDASNESPSHSKQSDLTIPASVGDEERSLLAAMDDVATVHVDELAERLDWDVSRVSRVLLMLEIEGLVHQWPGMRYSKGTRS from the coding sequence ATGAACGACTCTAGCGATATCCCTGCATACGCCGTCTATCCGGACAACACCGGGGACGACGCCGTGTTCCCGTGGGCGCTTGCAGAAGAAGCCGCCGCCTGGCCGCCGCGCTCGCGCGAGCAACTGCGGGAACTCTGGGCCAGCTTCGCCCTCCGGCACACCAATGGTCTGGGGCCGCGCACCTGGCGCCGGCTCGCGGATCGCTACAAGGACCCCATGGGCGCGGTTCTGGCCGCGAGGCGCTGGGTCGCGGACGGCGTTGCATCCGAGAAGGTCGCCAGAGAGTTCCTCAGCGAATCGTGGCGGACTCCGGCCCGTGAGGAGTGGGACGCCGTGCGGGATCGGGGCCTGGCCGTGGTGCTTTGGAGCGATCCTGATTACCCGCAGAGCCTTAAGGAGATACCGGGCCCTCCGTTCTATCTCTACCGCATCGGCAACCCGCGTCTGCTGGCCGGGCCGTGCGTGGGCGTCGTCGGTTCCCGCCAGGTCTCGGACTGGGGGCGAGACATGGCCCACACTCTGGGCCGGGACCTTTCCTGCGCAGGGCTCACCGTGGTTTCCGGCATGGCCCGCGGGGTGGACCGGTACGCGCACATCGGCGCCATGGAGGGCATCGGCGCGTCCGTCGCCGTGCTCGGCACCGGGCCGGACCGCATCTATCCGGCGTCCAACCGGGACATCTTCCACACCCTGGCGCGGGGAGGTCTGGTGGTTACGGAGTATTCTCCGGGCGTGGAGCCCGTGGCCGGCCATTTTCCCGTGCGCAATCGCATCATCAGCGGACTCAGTCTCGGAGTCGTGGTGGTGGAGGCCCGCGAGAGGAGCGGCGCGCTCATCACCGCCAGGCAGGCGCTGGAGCAGGGCCGCGAGGTCTTCGCAGTCTCGCCGCCGGAGTACGCCGCCGGTTTCGAGGGCTGCATGCAGCTTATCGAGGAGGGCGCCATCCCGGTCCGCAGCGCTTCGGACGTCCTTGTCGAGCTCGAGCCGCTTCTTCAGAACGGGCTGCACAAGTTGCCAAAAACCCGTGCCGGGAGTCGCGCGAACAAAGACCGGGGAGCGACGAGGCAGGACAAGGGTGGACGAACCAAACCTAATGATTTACGCAAACCTGTCGATAACAACCATCACAGCGGTATGGATTCTGCCGGTCGGGACGCTTCGAACGAATCGCCGTCGCACTCCAAACAATCAGACTTGACGATACCTGCCTCGGTGGGCGATGAGGAGCGTTCCCTGCTTGCAGCCATGGACGATGTGGCAACCGTGCATGTGGACGAGCTCGCCGAGCGGCTTGACTGGGATGTCAGCCGCGTGAGCCGCGTTCTGCTCATGCTCGAAATTGAAGGCTTGGTGCACCAGTGGCCTGGCATGCGCTATAGCAAAGGAACACGCTCGTAA
- a CDS encoding HDOD domain-containing protein gives MTDDLHIERKDRILQVSDLPTLPTALEEVSRLVEDPSSSTDQIAKVIAYDQVLSAKILKMVNSPIYGFPGRIGSISHALVLLGFNVIKGVIVSTSVFDTMNKSMAGLWEHSVGCALACAEVAKTARLKDPEEYSVCGLLHDLGKVVAAVQLPDLKTEIDRRVAEDDLTYREAEQLVLGFDHERINAWLADHWHLPLMIREGMSRHHTPLRAQHFPAAACVVHVGDFLVRLFEYGSGGDDNVPELEPKALRLLKIGGAELERTMDALSEKLIDVASVSFA, from the coding sequence GTGACGGACGATCTGCACATCGAACGCAAGGACCGCATACTGCAGGTGAGCGACCTGCCGACCCTGCCCACGGCGTTGGAGGAGGTAAGCCGTCTCGTGGAGGACCCGAGCTCGTCCACGGACCAGATCGCCAAGGTCATCGCGTACGACCAGGTGCTGTCCGCCAAGATCCTCAAGATGGTGAACTCGCCAATATACGGCTTCCCCGGCCGCATCGGCTCCATTTCCCACGCCCTGGTTCTGTTGGGTTTCAACGTGATCAAGGGCGTCATCGTCTCCACGTCCGTTTTCGACACCATGAACAAATCCATGGCCGGGCTGTGGGAGCATTCCGTGGGCTGCGCTCTGGCCTGCGCCGAGGTGGCCAAGACGGCCAGGCTCAAGGACCCGGAAGAATACTCCGTGTGCGGCCTGTTGCACGATCTGGGCAAGGTCGTGGCGGCGGTGCAGCTGCCGGACCTCAAGACGGAGATCGACAGGCGCGTAGCCGAGGACGACCTGACCTACCGCGAGGCAGAGCAGCTCGTGCTGGGGTTCGACCACGAACGCATCAACGCCTGGCTGGCCGACCACTGGCACTTGCCCCTGATGATCCGCGAAGGCATGAGCCGACACCACACGCCTTTGCGCGCTCAGCATTTTCCCGCTGCCGCGTGCGTGGTGCACGTGGGCGACTTCCTCGTACGGCTCTTCGAGTACGGTTCCGGCGGCGACGACAATGTGCCGGAACTGGAGCCGAAGGCACTCAGGCTACTCAAAATAGGGGGGGCGGAGCTCGAACGCACCATGGACGCCCTCAGCGAAAAGTTGATCGATGTTGCATCAGTCTCATTTGCTTGA